From Candidatus Stygibacter australis:
TTGAAGTAGTGACATTTTTCATGATCCAGGAATTAGCCCTTTTTGGTTCTGTGCTACGTAGTGATTTCAATGCACATAGTGATATTGATATTTTAGTATCGTTCCAGAAAGGAGCTGCTCTCTCTTACTTTGATTTATGTGATTT
This genomic window contains:
- a CDS encoding nucleotidyltransferase domain-containing protein, translating into MTFFMIQELALFGSVLRSDFNAHSDIDILVSFQKGAALSYFDLCDLQEDEKLFNRKIDLVEKGSLKNPYRRTEILKSARRIYAA